From a region of the Tiliqua scincoides isolate rTilSci1 chromosome 4, rTilSci1.hap2, whole genome shotgun sequence genome:
- the CATSPER2 gene encoding cation channel sperm-associated protein 2, which produces MALPTSKGAPPPRDNVPFRVLPRADAIRSKLIYTFYLIDHLQGLIHAVPRHNIQDFLSEKKQRKLMLADHHQLVRFNIAPVRNIRISQEQRWRNRIQVRCSQFPPLNMWAAWILNSSLFKSFILFLIVLNMVVLMVSTEIADYRKNYWLRVKFTLEVIIWGIILIFLMEIGLNWAVSFQRYWLNGWNIFDFTVTVLSFFPEIINAASSVDNLPVLRLLQICRVLRCLKLFSRVAQVRILILAIFKALKAMVFILVLLLFFFYVFAVSGIFFFENYSRSDQEDLEYNSYFTDMPNALVTIFILFTMDHWYALLQDMWKIPEINMVTSGLFIFLWLFIGAFIFRNLFVAIMVTNFQNIRNDLSEEVKQIETQHQADKFKMELLERRYTLSQGQQDTASRHGTDNLSSDTRSDFRSTEYPGLPNWGLDWETYIQKNLPGLYEAGEDEQVVWPRDFLFRYFELLEKLQYNLEERKQLQQYAALALSNLEDK; this is translated from the coding sequence ATGGCTCTTCCAACCTCCAAAGGTGCCCCCCCACCCAGAGACAACGTACCCTTCCGGGTGCTTCCCCGAGCAGATGCCATTCGCTCCAAGTTGATCTACACTTTTTACCTGATTGACCACCTGCAGGGGCTCATCCATGCTGTCCCACGACACAACATCCAGGATTTCCTGTCGGAAAAGAAGCAGAGGAAGCTGATGCTTGCGGACCACCACCAGTTGGTCCGCTTCAACATTGCACCTGTCCGTAACATCAGGATCAGCCAAGAGCAACGCTGGCGAAACCGTATTCAGGTGCGCTGCAGTCAGTTCCCCCCACTGAACATGTGGGCAGCCTGGATCTTGAACAGCAGTCTCTTCAAAAGCTTCATCCTCTTCCTCATTGTTTTGAATATGGTGGTCCTCATGGTCTCAACGGAGATCGCGGACTATAGGAAGAATTACTGGTTGAGAGTGAAATTCACTTTAGAGGTCATTATCTGGGGCATCATCCTCATCTTTTTGATGGAGATTGGcttgaattgggctgttagctttcAGAGATACTGGCTCAATGGCTGGAATATCTTTGACTTCACGGTCACCGTGTTATCCTTTTTCCCTGAGATCATAAATGCCGCCAGTAGTGTCGACAATCTGCCCGTCTTACGACTCCTCCAGATTTGCCGTGTGCTGCGCTGTTTAAAGCTCTTCTCCAGGGTAGCCCAAGTCCGCATCCTCATCCTGGCCATCTTCAAAGCACTGAAGGCCATGGTTTTCATCTTGGTGCTCTTGCTCTTCTTCTTCTATGTCTTTGCTGTCTCAGGCATTTTCTTCTTCGAGAACTACAGTCGTTCGGACCAGGAGGATCTTGAGTACAATTCTTATTTCACAGACATGCCCAATGCTTTGGTGACAATCTTCATCCTCTTCACCATGGACCACTGGTACGCTCTCCTGCAGGACATGTGGAAGATCCCAGAGATCAACATGGTCACCAGTGGCCTGTTCATCTTCCTATGGCTTTTTATTGGGGCGTTTATCTTCAGAAACCTCTTTGTGGCTATCATGGTCACGAACTTCCAGAATATCCGGAATGACCTGAGTGAAGAAGTGAAGCAGATTGAGACTCAGCATCAAGCAGACAAGTTCAAAATGGAACTTTTGGAAAGGAGGTATACTCTGTCTCAGGGGCAGCAAGATACGGCTTCAAGACACGGCACTGACAACCTTAGCTCAGACACTAGATCAGATTTTCGATCCACAGAATACCCTGGCTTACCAAACTGGGGCTTGGACTGGGAGACTTACATCCAAAAGAACCTGCCTGGCCTGTATGAAGCAGGTGAGGATGAGCAAGTTGTGTGGCCCCGCGACTTCCTTTTCCGCTACTTTGagctgctggagaagctgcaGTATAACCTGGAGGAACGGAAACAACTGCAGCAATATGCTGCGTTGGCCCTTTCGAACCTGGAGGATAAGTAG